One Pieris rapae chromosome 7, ilPieRapa1.1, whole genome shotgun sequence genomic window carries:
- the LOC110992675 gene encoding sodium- and chloride-dependent GABA transporter ine produces the protein MSKDVEDISEEATSPTLAAHVDHYDGPDLENSKLLYLQSPTPTVTPSGQMRKVKSFTDTHRIRDVNAASGAASARSLRPYEHVIAYPDGSESSTNHYAPSVRSLASIGMGCTDGRKMVIRRVPTSPTELFHLVRPPTPPDEDTASHDSDCGEEEEDAETVHLKPRRPFWANKIQFVLACVGYSVGLGNVWRFPYLCYKSGGGAFLIPYFIILLVCGVPMLFMELAIGQYTAHGPIGALSQICPLLKGAGLASVVISFLMSTYYAVIIAWAIYYFFTSFKSEVPWATCSNRWNTPSCWIPNHNITKPNGSQTPTEQFFE, from the exons ATGAGCAAAGACGTAGAAGATATCTCGGAGGAAGCCACCTCGCCAACTCTGGCCGCCCACGTGGATCACTACGATGGGCCAGATTTGGAAAATTCAAAACTGTTGTATTTACAATCACCGACTCCGACCGTAACGCCATCTGGCCAAATGCGCAAGGTGAAAAGTTTTACCGATACACACCGTATACGAGATGTGAATGCTGCGTCTGGTGCAGCCTCTGCGAGGAGTCTGCGTCCTTATGAACATGTGATCGCTTACCCAGATGGCTCGGAGTCCAGCACAAACCACTATGCTCCCTCTGTTCGCTCCCTTGCATCTATTGGGATGGGTTGCACGGATGGCCGGAAAATGGTCATACGACGCGTCCCAACTTCTCCTACCGAATTGTTTCATCTCGTTCGTCCTCCTAC gCCACCCGATGAAGACACCGCGTCACATGACAGTGACTGTGGAGAGGAAGAGGAAGATGCTGAAACGGTGCACCTAAAGCCGCGTAGACCTTTTTGggcaaacaaaatacaatttgtgcTGGCATGTGTTGGCTATTCCGTCGGACTTGGAAACGTTTGGCGATTTCCATACCTATGTTACAAAAGTGGTGGAG GTGCGTTCCTGATTCCTTACTTCATAATACTTCTGGTATGTGGCGTGCCTATGCTTTTCATGGAATTAGCGATAGGCCAGTACACAGCCCATGGCCCCATCGGCGCGCTCTCTCAAATATGTCCATTGTTGAAAG GGGCCGGACTTGCAAGTGTTGTAATCTCGTTTTTAATGTCCACATACTACGCAGTGATCATCGCATGggctatttattacttcttTACGTCATTTAAATCAGAAGTCCCCTGGGCAACGTGCTCTAATCGATGGAATACGCCTTCTTGCTGGATCCCAAATCATAACATTACAAAACCTAATGGATCGCAGACACCCACAGAACAATTTTTCGAGTAA